The genomic segment atcaccataaagaaaccaataaaaatttaaatatcaattcaacttagatacaggctataataaacaataaaaatataaaatatcggtactgacaaaccgtctccgctcagaatcgtttttcttatacaatgatattatatcatcgaattcaagttaaatttaatCCAATATATATTGACCCACTGGTGGAATCACAAAGTGATTCTAgtaggtactttggggggtcaaaagtaatcATTCTCCAGAAGTTTTTAAAcgctatacaccataacattttctaaatatttagacttatttTGATCTTCtaacggacatttttagttttaaaatttttaagttttttattctataaatatcaatataatttcacttgatgggtaaaaaagcttatatatataaaagatataatattattatctaatagctagttttacattttaaatttgttgtctACTTTTCATTTatctttctttaattttttaaggagAAAAATAAATGTCGTTCAGTACTAAGTGAACATTTAGTAACATCATAATAATGGACCCTTATTCTTGGACTTCTTTAAACATACATAGTTTAGCCTATAATAATgcaaaattgtttgtattttaaaaaccgGTAACTCGagttttatcaacaaaatgttgtttttatttccttttattattaaaaatataataataaaatacatatattttttaaataaatcataaattgttacaaaaccaaaataatattatgagcatactttataatataatttagtcggtaatcattaaaaacattttaaaaaaaacttaatcttgaattattaatacaaatcattacaaaatatctttgatatttttaaatcattaataaactgttaaaaatagaagaaaaaaaagttaattataaacGCCGAATTTTCAATGCCGTGTGGATGCAaatgtgtgttatattatacttatatgccATAATTATACCATATCGTTATAATTAACTGTATTTACCAGTTATACAGTGACGTATAGTAATCATTTGGTTCTGGGGGGAGAGGTAACGGAAAATTTCTTCAATAATCTGGTTAGGGAGGgcactattttttaattacactaaAAACTGctcatgaggaatcttgtatacgATGTTcaaattgttcaaaataatacacaaaatattgaataattatttaacgacaataattgaaaaaaacttataaaggtgtcaaaaagagtcaaaatatttttaaaatgttatgatgtatgGAGAAACTTCACAAAAACatcaggtaaaaattaaaaatacttccggtttttagtatatttttactactttttatcgctataattttgttaaatttattacatatatcgGTGACAACATGCATTTGCAATTCCTTATTTCaaaatcagaaattttttttattttatgcgagttataagtatttaaagttttgatgaacAGAGGGGAGTCATATACCCGATACAAGTGTACCCCGAAAAATTATGGTCCACCGCTCAGCTCGACAAAACTTTCAATACAAAAGTATAGCTTATACTCGATCGACATatgtgttttcatttttatatcacatttatatatttatttaattcttcaaataatattctgcttctatatatgaaatttaaaatgtatgttgttgtcattaaaagagtaataaacttataaaataaaaaaaattccaaaaatgttgtttcgTTAAAGacataaaattgtgtaaaaatcgTAAGGGTTTTCTGAAGTGTCTTGAGTTGTTAAAATACATCACTCcgtgtttacaaaataattttttttcagttggtTGGTAGCTGTTGCTTTAATTTTAAAGGTATGgacgtaaatatttttagttttacagaCTGAAGCGAAATAGTCGTATATGAAAACGCGTGTGCTAGCTATAGTGATTAATATCGAAAGttcgaataaaaacaaaaaaaaaaaaaccacaaaatagACCTATACTGCGTTTTGCGTTCTTATTTAGagtaatatcacaatattatcattataccatCGTACACTTGTCTTGTCGTTTTATAATTACGTATACAATCACACAGAAGTATCAACTCTTATGATATTAAGATTGTGACGACCAGATACGTCCGGATGTGTTTTACACTCCACGCGGAGACGTTGATATCATTCGTATACGATTCGCAATTATTTTGTTCGTAGGAGCTAGGAGGGTTACCTAGGTGGGATTAGGTAAATTGGGTCTGCAATTATTAGGGTACATTTTGAAAGTGGTAAGTTGTGGTCAGGGTAAAAAAAGAAGTAAGTATGTAGGTTACCGGCAGTGAACCCTCCTGTTCAGCCCGATCATTCAAGTTTTtaccaaaaacataatatcatacgcAGTTACCAAAAgtgcagggaaaaacaaaacaaattaaggaaaatctttggtttttggtgtaactcattCGTAGGAATCGGTATTGAGAGGTTTTTACTGAGGTTGCTAGTGCACTGATGCACTGATTTAAGGAATGATATGCTGACCGGAGAGAGGCAGGCGGCTTTATCTAAATTTTTGCACATCCCATAACGAGATTTCTGTTCGGTGGCAAAGGCATTATTCTACCATTCCTTTTCTCTGACAGCGTATAAGAACGCCCAACGCTCTACTGTAGACAGAATgttccaattttttaattcgtGGTCTTATCATACGTATAGCCCATTTTTATCGGTGACAATAGTTTTATTGGGAATGTCCGATTTCTACACGCAACAGTTtagctattatttattaggtagtttGTTTGTTAGATGTGTGagaatataattacaatattaagtataataacaaattataagtaCTCAATTTAAAGCTTAAAAACCAATACTACAAGTACTGGTTTAAAAATATGGTGAAGTCAATAAATTCTAATTGATCGTAAACAGAATAGTACAGTAACCAAATAATTgtgtaaaacattattacatattatgttaaatgaaccattttttaatagatataaactGACGACACACCAGTGGAAAAATGGAGAAGAAACTTTATCACTGTGATGTCTGCGACAAGTCGTTCAGCCAAAGTAGTAATTTGACGAGACACAAGTGGacgcacactggagaaaaaccgaacgcgtgcgatgtatgcgaaATGTCGTTCTCTGTAAGTGGCAATTTGACAACACATCGACGCACACATACTGGAGACAAACCATTCCCGTGTGATGTTTGCGAGAAGTCGTTCTCTACAAGTAGCGGTTTGACATtacatcgacgcacacacactggagaaaaaccgttcccgtgtgatgtatgcgaaaagtcgtTCTCTACAAGTGGCCATTTGACAACACATCGACGCAAACatactggagaaaaaccgtacgcatGCGATGTTTGCGAGATGTCGTTCTCTGAAAGTGGCAGTTTGACAAcacatcgacgcacacacactggagaaaaaccgttccCGTGTGATGTATGTGAAAAGTCGTTCTCTACAAGTGGCAATTTTACGAAacatcgacgcacgcacactggagaaaaaccgttcccgtgtgatgtatgcgaaaagtcgtTCTCTACAAGTGGCCATTTGACAAcacatcgacgcacacacactggagaaaaaccgttccCGTGTGATGTTTGCGAGAAGTCGTTCTCTACAAGTAGCGGTTTGACATtacatcgacgcacacacactggagaaaaaccgttcccgtgtgatgtatgcgaaaagtcgtTCTCTACAAGTGGCCATTTGACAACACATCGACGCAAACatactggagaaaaaccgtacgcatGCGATGTTTGCGAGATGTCGTTCTCTGAAAGTTGCAATTTGACAACACATCGACGCACACATACTGGAGACAAACCATTCACGTGTGATGTTTGCGAGAAGTCGTTCTCTACAAGTAGCGGTTTGACATtacatcgacgcacacacactggagaaaaaccgttcccgtgtgatgtatgcgaaaagtcgtTCTCTACAAGTGGCTATTTGACAACACATCGACGCAAACatactggagaaaaaccgtacgcatGCGATGTTTGCGAGAAGTCGTTCTCTGAAAGTGGCAGTTTGACAAcacatcgacgcacacacactggagaaaaaccgttccCGTGTGATGTATGTGAAAAGTCGTTCTCTACAAGTGGCAATTTTACGAAacatcgacgcacgcacactggagaaaaaccgttcccgtgtgatgtatgcgaaaagtcgtTCTCTACAAGTGGCCATTTGACAAcacatcgacgcacacacactggagaaaaaccgttccCGTGTGATGTTTGCGAGAAGTCGTTCTCTACAAGTAGCGGTTTGACATtacatcgacgcacacacactggagAAAACCCGTTCCcgtgtgatgtatgcgaaaagtcgtTCTCTACAAGTGGCCATTTGACAAcacatcgacgcacacacactggagaaaaaccgttccCGTGTGATGTATGTGAAAAGTCGTTCTCTACAAGTGGCAATTTTACGAAacatcgacgcacgcacactggagaaaaaccgtacgcgtgcgaTGTATATGCGACATGTCGTTCTCTACAACTTCCAATTTGACAGGACATCGACACAAGCGTACGCACATGGTGGCACACTGATCGGAAGTATCAAAGATCTATGATCCAATgaccgtattaaaataagagaaattttgataacatattacctattatggtcaatgtgttaattttatcaagtatatagTTGTTTCTTTACTAAATAAATTgctaatttttcatattattatgtttaaataaatactacatttcGTATGGTcttcaatgtttaaaatacaacggggttttcaattttctatttaaaacattgaatttatatatCGTTTATTTTAGACTTCAAACATAgcgtcaaattaaaaatatttgggagCCCATTACACCGGATGGTTCCCCAATTTGAacgaatcaatataatattataatattgttatttcaaatacaatCAATAGCGTTACATCAATTCAGTGATTTTTAcaatcagtaggtacctatatttttttttttaaatcaatttgttCCAGTTTTAGTATTTGTATGAgctatataactattaactgatTAACAGATAGTATCAAGTTAgatcctaatatatatatagattatattatttgtcgttgtgtatgtgtgtataaatattcgttgaataatttataataataatttaaaaaaatacatttataaattatattttataatttgataNNNNNNNNNNNNNNNNNNNNNNNNNNNNNNNNNNNNNNNNNNNNNNNNNNNNNNNNNNNNNNNNNNNNNNNNNNNNNNNNNNNNNNNNNNNNNNNNNNNNtgtatatattataatattttaacaa from the Acyrthosiphon pisum isolate AL4f chromosome X, pea_aphid_22Mar2018_4r6ur, whole genome shotgun sequence genome contains:
- the LOC115033243 gene encoding zinc finger protein 271-like — encoded protein: MSFSESGSLTTHRRTHTGEKPFPCDVCEKSFSTSGNFTKHRRTHTGEKPFPCDVCEKSFSTSGHLTTHRRTHTGEKPFPCDVCEKSFSTSSGLTLHRRTHTGEKPFPCDVCEKSFSTSGHLTTHRRKHTGEKPYACDVCEMSFSESCNLTTHRRTHTGDKPFTCDVCEKSFSTSSGLTLHRRTHTGEKPFPCDVCEKSFSTSGYLTTHRRKHTGEKPYACDVCEKSFSESGSLTTHRRTHTGEKPFPCDVCEKSFSTSGNFTKHRRTHTGEKPFPCDVCEKSFSTSGHLTTHRRTHTGEKPFPCDVCEKSFSTSSGLTLHRRTHTGENPFPCDVCEKSFSTSGHLTTHRRTHTGEKPFPCDVCEKSFSTSGNFTKHRRTHTGEKPYACDVYATCRSLQLPI